The following is a genomic window from Nitrospira sp..
TTCCTCAGCAGAAGTTCCTCCGGATGCGGATTGAGATAGACCTGATCGCGAATGTACGCGACGTCGAACAGCTGCGCATAATGCTTGATCAACGTGAGCGGTACGATCAAGGGCGTCAGGCCGTGATGGTAGTCACGGACCGCCTCCAGTAGCGCGGTTTTTTGCGCCGCTTCCAACTGCGTCTTGAAGTAACCCAACATGTGCTGCAACACATTGACCTGCTTGCGAACCGTCGCCTTCACGGCCAGCGTCTTCATAAACAGCTCCCCATACTTGCGGGCCAGCTCCCGAGGTCGATAGTGCGCCGCTTCACCCACCAGCCGCCCGAGCACTCGATAATACTGTGGGCTGTGGGCCATCAACAGATACTTGTGAATTGTGTGAAACCGCACCATCGACTGCCTCGTAACTCCCTCTCGAATCAAATCCTGGTAGCGACGATAACAAAAGATCCGTTCGATAAAATTCTCTCTCACGAGCGCCTCATAGAGCCGCCCTTCCTCCTCGACCGGAACCAGCGGAAATCGCTCCATAAACGCTCGCGCAAAGATGCCGGCTCCACTGTGACTGGGCATCCCTTGTTCTGTATAGACACGGACCCGCTCGATCCCGCAACTCGGCGAGCCCCGCTTAAATACAAAGCCTGACAGCGTCAGCTCGCCAAGCTCCGCAAGGCGAATCGACGCCATCCCTTCCAACGCCCTGGTGTGATCCTTCCCGCTCGTGATCGTCAGCAGTCTGGGATGCGCAGAGTCGCCGACCAACCGCATGGCTTCCCGAGGAATGTCCAGCCCAGCTTCGACTTCAGGACAGACCGGAACCCACTCCACATAGGAGCCGAGCACATCGGTTAGAAAACTGTCGCGCTTATGCCCTCCGTCGAACCGGACGTCGTCCCCGAGAAGGCAACGGCTGATTCCGAGACGGAGCGGGGCCGCGGTCATCGTGCCGCCTGTTGTTTGCCGAGGCTCAAATATTCTTCCCGCGCCTGGCGATGGTCCACGATGGGCGCAGGATAATCGCGCCCGATGCAACATCCGGCATGCGTTTGTTCGTCCATCGGCATCAAATGCGGCTCATGGATCCACTTCTTCGGCACCTGGCCCAGTTCCGGCACATACAGACGGATATAGTCTCCGTCCAGATCGAACTTCTTGCTCTGCAGCGCCGGATTGAAAATACGATACCCCCGCATCGCGTCCGTCCCAGTTGCCGCGCACCACTACCAGTTCCCATTGTTCGCCGCGACATCGGCATCCAGCAGTTGGCTCATAAAATACCGCTCGCCGCTCTGCCAGTCGAGACGCAGATCTTTGATGAGGAACGAGGCCGCGATCATCCGCACCCGGTTATGCATCCATCCTGTCCGATTCAGTTGCCGCATGCCCGCATCCACAATGGGATAGCCAGTCTGTCCTTCGCGCCAGGCTCGAAATAGACGGTCGCGTTCACCCCCCGGCTCTCGAACCGGAGGAACCGCCGCATGACGGAACGGGCCTGCCGCGACATGAGGAAAAGCGGATAGCACTTGCTGAAAAAACTCCCGCCACACCAGTTCATCGATCCAGGTCAGCACATCGGCTCTCGACACCCGGCTGCCTTTCGCAAGAGTGGCCAAGGCCTCATGAACAGCGGTACGGACTGACAGTGTGCCGAA
Proteins encoded in this region:
- a CDS encoding hypothetical protein (Evidence 4 : Unknown function but conserved in other organisms; MaGe:77310759) produces the protein MTAAPLRLGISRCLLGDDVRFDGGHKRDSFLTDVLGSYVEWVPVCPEVEAGLDIPREAMRLVGDSAHPRLLTITSGKDHTRALEGMASIRLAELGELTLSGFVFKRGSPSCGIERVRVYTEQGMPSHSGAGIFARAFMERFPLVPVEEEGRLYEALVRENFIERIFCYRRYQDLIREGVTRQSMVRFHTIHKYLLMAHSPQYYRVLGRLVGEAAHYRPRELARKYGELFMKTLAVKATVRKQVNVLQHMLGYFKTQLEAAQKTALLEAVRDYHHGLTPLIVPLTLIKHYAQLFDVAYIRDQVYLNPHPEELLLRNHV